In Thalassotalea fonticola, a single genomic region encodes these proteins:
- a CDS encoding isochorismatase family protein, producing the protein MLNKEETVFVLVDVQGNLAGLVHDKQTLFSNIQKLIKSVQVLNIPIIWVEQTPGAIGETIVQIASLLTELKPISKSTFSAVKNDEFLAALKKTDRKQVLVAGIESHVCVYQTAMDLHQQNYDVEIVADAVSSRTQSNKQIALLKMQNKGLTLTSTEMALFELIGDAQSKEFKQIIKIIK; encoded by the coding sequence ATGCTAAATAAAGAAGAAACCGTATTTGTACTCGTTGATGTACAAGGCAACCTTGCCGGTTTAGTTCATGATAAACAAACGTTATTTAGCAACATCCAAAAGCTTATTAAAAGCGTTCAGGTGCTTAATATACCAATTATTTGGGTGGAGCAAACACCAGGAGCTATTGGCGAAACTATTGTGCAGATAGCTAGTTTACTTACTGAGTTAAAACCTATAAGTAAATCTACGTTCAGTGCGGTTAAAAACGATGAGTTTTTGGCTGCACTTAAAAAGACTGATCGTAAACAAGTATTAGTAGCAGGGATAGAATCACATGTTTGTGTGTACCAAACGGCTATGGATTTGCACCAGCAAAACTATGATGTTGAGATCGTTGCTGATGCGGTTTCATCAAGAACACAGTCAAACAAACAAATAGCACTTTTAAAAATGCAGAATAAAGGCCTTACTCTCACCAGTACAGAAATGGCTTTATTTGAACTTATTGGTGATGCTCAAAGTAAAGAATTTAAACAAATAATTAAAATAATTAAATAG
- the rsuA gene encoding 16S rRNA pseudouridine(516) synthase RsuA: MRLDKFICRCTELSRSDAKKYLKRGAIKVADEVIKDPGFQVYPESVVTFNGNLLSFSAARYIMLHKPTDCICSNVDELYPSVLHLVEVDRAFDLHIAGRLDADTTGLVLITDDGQWSHKITSPKKECQKRYRVQLSKPIPENATQRFKEGVQLQNEPKLTRPALLEVLGEKEALLTISEGKYHQVKRMFAAIGNRVIGLHREQIGDIELDQELSLGQWRYLTEEEVNTIS; encoded by the coding sequence ATGAGATTAGATAAATTTATTTGTCGTTGTACTGAGTTATCTCGCAGTGACGCTAAAAAATATTTGAAACGCGGCGCAATTAAGGTAGCTGATGAAGTTATCAAAGATCCTGGCTTTCAAGTTTACCCAGAGTCTGTTGTTACCTTTAACGGTAACCTACTTAGCTTTTCTGCTGCTCGTTATATTATGCTGCACAAACCTACTGATTGCATTTGCTCGAACGTTGATGAGCTTTATCCTTCAGTATTGCATTTAGTTGAAGTTGACCGAGCCTTCGATTTACACATTGCCGGGCGTTTAGATGCCGATACCACGGGGTTGGTTTTAATCACTGACGATGGACAATGGTCACACAAAATTACCTCACCTAAAAAAGAATGCCAAAAACGTTATCGTGTACAACTTTCAAAACCTATTCCAGAAAACGCCACACAGCGCTTTAAAGAAGGTGTACAACTGCAAAATGAACCTAAGCTAACAAGACCAGCTTTGCTTGAGGTATTAGGTGAAAAGGAAGCGTTATTAACCATTTCTGAAGGAAAGTATCATCAAGTTAAAAGAATGTTCGCTGCTATTGGCAACCGAGTTATTGGTTTACACCGAGAGCAAATAGGTGATATCGAACTCGATCAAGAGCTTTCTTTAGGGCAATGGCGCTATTTAACGGAAGAAGAGGTTAATACAATAAGTTAA
- a CDS encoding DUF1244 domain-containing protein: MSVDKQTQIEAAVFRRLLAHLDSRKDVQNIELMNLAGFCRNCFSKWTVAEAEKLGETIDIETAREQVYGMPYSEWKAKHQLPATPEQLAKFEQSSKK; the protein is encoded by the coding sequence ATGTCAGTAGATAAACAAACACAAATTGAAGCCGCGGTATTTCGCCGTTTATTAGCCCATTTAGATTCACGCAAAGACGTACAAAACATTGAACTGATGAACCTTGCCGGTTTTTGCCGCAATTGTTTTTCAAAATGGACCGTCGCCGAAGCAGAAAAACTGGGTGAAACCATCGATATAGAAACTGCCAGAGAGCAGGTATATGGCATGCCTTATAGCGAATGGAAAGCAAAACATCAACTGCCAGCAACGCCAGAGCAACTTGCAAAGTTTGAACAATCATCTAAAAAGTAA
- a CDS encoding ribbon-helix-helix domain-containing protein, producing MSLADLKKQSSTKIKRSFTVDEFIDDSTNYSIGDPQIVSADIQAQTELLRKKIADSIGPAKGPDSDKPFKHATFTLSEDIIDQLNELAMKTSIPKSRLLRILVNNFYFQDNPDKLLLSKVK from the coding sequence ATGAGTTTAGCTGATCTGAAAAAGCAATCCTCAACTAAAATTAAACGCAGTTTTACTGTGGATGAATTTATTGATGATTCGACTAACTATTCAATTGGCGATCCGCAAATTGTTAGTGCAGATATTCAAGCGCAAACCGAATTACTTCGCAAAAAAATCGCTGATTCAATTGGACCAGCTAAAGGGCCTGATTCAGATAAACCATTTAAGCATGCAACATTTACTTTAAGCGAAGATATAATTGATCAGTTAAATGAATTAGCGATGAAAACAAGTATCCCAAAGTCACGATTATTGCGAATTTTAGTTAATAACTTTTACTTTCAGGATAATCCTGACAAATTACTGTTGTCGAAAGTAAAATAA
- a CDS encoding CsiV family protein: MQINNAITTIKPVSIKQTKSKITKLTFLGAMLFSLLGVNAMAQTAIDISAEKPVERWFEIEVILIEQLIDKSPYNEDFNQQVAMGNSKSSNNIPLLNSYLQNIINFEQQLDDCNIATAVSNSSDDTTVKNSQPIEQTDNKTTLAEVEQDLINLSLACKHNNVNIFENAIEQEFYQIPKIISANEDLYAKVPYLLNKKSLQLAHIRKSLARSKHFRPLLHMGWRQAVLDRRSAKPVRLMAGENQSLTKVTSEKMITLTEDLQLSEEEKQQIISNHLHQIITDVEQNNTELATLTKQINGQKIQPLFDNQNLATTADKTEQRQQSWHIDGLFNVHLDHYLYINSQFNVITATKSNDDSGEVIVPFKQNRRVISGEIHYFDHPYMGMIVQIRRHEKPEVIDEDSQDTEEPDVTSDRSRL, from the coding sequence ATGCAAATAAACAATGCAATAACAACAATAAAGCCAGTTAGCATTAAACAGACAAAATCTAAAATTACCAAATTAACATTTTTAGGTGCAATGTTATTTAGCTTACTTGGTGTAAACGCTATGGCACAGACAGCAATTGACATCAGCGCTGAAAAACCGGTTGAACGTTGGTTTGAAATAGAAGTAATTTTAATAGAACAATTGATCGATAAATCACCTTATAACGAAGACTTTAATCAACAAGTTGCCATGGGCAATAGTAAAAGTAGTAACAATATCCCCCTACTTAACAGTTATCTACAAAACATAATAAATTTTGAGCAACAATTAGATGACTGTAATATAGCAACTGCAGTGAGTAACAGTAGTGATGATACCACGGTAAAAAACTCGCAACCTATAGAACAAACAGACAATAAGACAACCTTAGCTGAGGTTGAGCAAGATTTGATAAACCTTTCATTAGCGTGTAAACACAATAACGTTAATATTTTTGAAAATGCAATCGAGCAGGAGTTTTATCAAATTCCAAAAATAATTTCGGCTAACGAAGATTTGTATGCCAAAGTGCCTTATTTGCTCAACAAAAAAAGTTTACAGCTCGCTCATATTAGAAAATCACTCGCTCGGTCAAAACATTTTCGCCCATTATTACACATGGGGTGGCGCCAAGCAGTATTGGATAGGCGCTCAGCTAAACCGGTTCGACTTATGGCAGGTGAAAATCAATCCTTAACTAAAGTTACAAGCGAAAAAATGATTACACTCACTGAAGACTTGCAATTAAGTGAAGAAGAAAAACAGCAGATCATTAGCAACCATTTACACCAAATAATCACAGATGTTGAGCAAAACAATACTGAACTTGCAACTTTAACTAAACAGATTAACGGTCAAAAAATTCAACCATTATTTGACAATCAAAACCTAGCGACAACAGCAGATAAAACCGAGCAACGCCAACAGAGTTGGCATATTGATGGGTTATTTAATGTACATTTAGACCACTACTTATACATTAATAGTCAATTTAATGTCATTACAGCAACAAAAAGCAATGACGATAGCGGCGAAGTAATAGTGCCTTTTAAACAAAACCGTAGAGTGATCAGCGGTGAAATTCATTACTTTGATCATCCTTATATGGGCATGATCGTGCAAATTCGTCGTCATGAAAAGCCAGAAGTGATTGATGAAGATAGTCAAGACACTGAAGAACCAGACGTTACTAGCGATAGAAGCCGACTATAG
- a CDS encoding AAA family ATPase → MILLVGGEKGGSGKSCLAQNIGVYFAKEKNASVLIADCDPQRTTSDWIQARNNDPKLVTINCIQLYGKIRNDLLSLNEHYDYVIVDCGGQDNLALRASMSVADHVLIPMRPKRRDIKTAPHMEDMLSTCKMVNPKMIASFVITQCPSLPNQAPRIMEAKEVCASFGINVLDAITYARNIYDDSEEKGTSVFETEPNGKAADEIRNIATEMMSIKQEMSYEFS, encoded by the coding sequence ATGATATTATTGGTAGGTGGAGAAAAGGGCGGTAGTGGTAAAAGCTGTTTAGCCCAAAATATAGGTGTGTATTTTGCCAAAGAAAAAAATGCCAGTGTATTAATTGCCGATTGTGATCCCCAGCGGACAACCTCTGATTGGATCCAAGCTCGAAATAATGATCCTAAATTAGTAACAATTAACTGTATTCAATTATACGGAAAAATTCGAAATGATTTACTCAGTTTAAATGAGCATTACGACTATGTTATTGTCGACTGTGGTGGCCAAGATAATTTAGCGCTAAGAGCGTCAATGTCGGTTGCCGATCATGTACTTATCCCAATGCGACCAAAACGCCGCGATATTAAAACGGCTCCGCATATGGAAGACATGCTAAGCACTTGTAAAATGGTTAACCCTAAAATGATAGCGTCGTTCGTTATCACCCAATGCCCATCATTACCAAACCAAGCCCCACGCATTATGGAAGCAAAAGAAGTTTGTGCATCCTTTGGTATTAATGTGCTTGATGCAATTACTTATGCTCGAAATATTTACGATGATAGTGAAGAAAAAGGCACATCAGTATTTGAAACCGAACCCAACGGTAAAGCTGCTGATGAGATCAGGAATATTGCTACTGAAATGATGTCGATTAAGCAGGAGATGAGCTATGAGTTTAGCTGA
- a CDS encoding PilZ domain-containing protein yields MNETNLDELANIDRRQNFRIDMERELVNISWHDSDGQAHKLQCSCEDFSKGGLRIEHDFAIAIDTIVEFKFQADHPESRFIPAKVIRCLELENGKFSLGFQLA; encoded by the coding sequence ATGAATGAAACAAACTTAGATGAATTAGCTAACATAGATCGTCGTCAGAATTTTCGTATAGATATGGAGCGAGAGTTGGTAAATATCTCTTGGCACGATAGTGACGGTCAAGCTCACAAATTACAATGTTCTTGTGAAGACTTTTCTAAAGGTGGTTTACGTATAGAGCATGATTTTGCCATCGCAATTGATACAATTGTTGAATTTAAATTTCAAGCTGATCACCCTGAAAGCCGATTTATCCCGGCTAAAGTTATCCGTTGCCTTGAATTAGAAAACGGCAAGTTTAGTTTAGGTTTTCAACTGGCATGA
- a CDS encoding gamma carbonic anhydrase family protein — MLYQISDKKPVIKGEHFIAPNAVLIGDVVVENNASIWFNVVIRADNDTITIGENSNIQDGSILHVDNDVPLTIGQGVTVGHKVMLHGCTIGDGSLIGMNAVVLNGANIGKECLIGANTLVPENMKIPDGSMVLGSPGKIVKQLSDDHRKMIANGAEHYVENGKRYNETGKVITP; from the coding sequence ATGCTTTACCAAATTTCAGATAAAAAACCAGTAATTAAAGGGGAACACTTCATTGCTCCAAATGCTGTTTTAATAGGCGATGTTGTAGTCGAAAACAATGCTAGCATCTGGTTTAATGTAGTGATCAGAGCTGATAATGACACCATAACTATTGGTGAAAATTCTAATATACAAGATGGCAGTATTTTGCATGTTGATAACGATGTTCCCCTTACCATTGGCCAAGGTGTTACTGTAGGGCATAAGGTTATGTTGCATGGCTGCACAATTGGCGACGGCAGTTTAATCGGTATGAATGCAGTAGTGTTGAATGGTGCTAACATTGGTAAAGAATGCCTAATTGGCGCTAACACTTTAGTGCCAGAAAATATGAAAATACCAGATGGCTCTATGGTACTCGGCAGCCCAGGAAAAATAGTAAAACAACTATCTGATGATCATAGAAAAATGATCGCCAATGGCGCTGAGCATTATGTTGAAAACGGCAAACGATACAACGAAACAGGGAAAGTTATCACACCATAA
- a CDS encoding DUF2306 domain-containing protein: MNQTTITTTGNNSFAHSSNNNWLSHSAKMWFLVTVFGQWVFAFYVAMFYGGASLEGDFAKWNKVMPHGYIAGDTIGNIAVGMHLLLALVVLIGGPLQLIPQIRKLAPRFHRINGRIYILTALVLSVGGLFMVWTRGVAGGDIGKYSISLNAILIIVFASLAVYFAIKRDIKTHRRWAIRLFIVMGGVWFFRIGLMLWLMIHQAPVGFDPKTFEGPFLTFLGFAQYLIPLAVAQLYFKASDSNNNQNKIIMSVALTLLTLAMAGGIFSASMGMWLPRI, encoded by the coding sequence ATGAACCAAACAACAATAACAACAACCGGCAACAATTCATTTGCCCACTCATCAAATAATAATTGGCTAAGTCACAGTGCTAAAATGTGGTTTTTAGTGACGGTATTCGGTCAATGGGTATTTGCATTCTACGTTGCCATGTTTTACGGCGGAGCTTCGTTAGAAGGTGACTTTGCCAAGTGGAACAAAGTAATGCCTCATGGCTATATAGCTGGAGACACCATAGGTAATATTGCCGTAGGTATGCATTTACTTCTTGCTCTCGTAGTATTAATTGGAGGACCATTACAGCTTATCCCTCAAATTAGAAAATTAGCGCCAAGATTCCATCGAATAAATGGTCGAATTTATATATTAACAGCGCTAGTTTTAAGTGTTGGTGGCCTATTTATGGTGTGGACCCGCGGGGTGGCAGGGGGTGATATTGGGAAATATAGCATTAGCTTAAACGCGATTTTAATCATTGTATTTGCAAGTCTAGCTGTATATTTCGCAATAAAGAGGGATATAAAAACACACCGTCGTTGGGCAATTAGACTTTTCATTGTTATGGGTGGCGTGTGGTTTTTTCGTATTGGTTTAATGCTCTGGCTAATGATTCATCAAGCACCTGTAGGATTTGACCCAAAAACATTTGAAGGCCCATTTTTAACATTCTTAGGCTTTGCCCAATACCTTATCCCATTAGCAGTTGCGCAATTATACTTTAAAGCTTCTGATAGCAATAATAACCAAAATAAGATAATCATGTCTGTTGCTCTTACCTTATTAACTTTAGCAATGGCTGGTGGTATTTTTTCTGCGTCAATGGGAATGTGGTTACCACGAATTTAG
- the mfd gene encoding transcription-repair coupling factor gives MSQTSSIFSPLLAVSKANSNSKDKKQWANLHGSSASVAIYFAAANTESLTLLITEDTATALKLEHELLSINDQDLDICLFPDWETLPYDSFSPHQDIISQRLQTLYRLSRMSKGIVIVPAHTLVHRIAPKQYIEANSLLIKTGDKKDLHQMRAELEASGYRAVEQVLEHGEFSARGAILDIYPMGNNTPYRLDFFDDEIDSIRTFDVEDQRSKDTIASIELLPAHEFPTDKAAIELFRSQYRELLKANNDKDSVYHQVSKNILPAGIEYYLPLFFEQTETLFDYLPVNTQVLIHGDIDKNLEQFNLDAQYRYEDRRYDPLRPLLPPDKLFLTREQLFATLKLHDRVNIKTASKDSKTISLSDKAGNINFATTALPSVAVNHQLKQPLQAVCQFLQSAKQNQQQVLFIAESQGRRETLLELLSREKIAPQSVDDLSTFISSEHPIAITVNALNHGFIIDQADSKAKFNFAIITEDDLFTDRVKQARRRTKQQETNSEAIFKNLTELSINQPVVHIEHGIGRYQGLQTFENQGISTEFLMLSYANDAKLYVPVASLHLISRYSGSNSDTTPIHRLGTDSWSKAKKKAAEKIKDVAADLLDIYAKRAQSHGYAFKRNKEDYLSFSESFGFEETLDQQNAITNVVADMLDHKTMDRLVCGDVGFGKTEVAMRAAFIAANDSKQVVVLVPTTLLAQQHYENFRDRFANWAVNIEVLSRFKTAKQQKEVIAEIATGKIDILIGTHKLLSDNIKFKDLGLLIVDEEHRFGVKQKEKIKKLRANVDILTLTATPIPRTLNMAMGGMRDLSIIATPPAKRLAVKTFVRERETALIRESVLREVLRGGQVYFLHNNVQTIEKTAQEIQELLPEAKITVAHGQMRERELERIMSDFYHQRYNVLVCTTIIETGIDIPTANTIIMDRADHLGLAQLHQLRGRVGRSHHQAYAYLLTPHPKRMTKDAIKRLDAIAQLEDLGAGFALATHDLEIRGAGELLGEDQSGQMASIGFSLYMEMLDQAVAALKEGKQPSLEDLTAKQTEIELRVPALIPDDYIYDVSMRLSFYKRIASCKDNHELDEIQIELIDRFGLLPQATKHIFFIAKLRLNAEDIGISRIDAGINGGSIEFNSSTKIDPMLIIGLIQQQPSIYKMEGANKLKFAIKTEDNQARFTLISKMLDSLNKSVA, from the coding sequence ATGAGCCAAACCAGTAGTATTTTTTCGCCTTTATTAGCTGTAAGTAAAGCTAATAGCAATTCAAAAGACAAAAAACAGTGGGCCAATTTGCACGGCTCTAGTGCCAGTGTTGCCATTTATTTTGCTGCCGCAAACACTGAAAGTCTGACTTTATTAATTACTGAAGATACCGCAACGGCACTTAAGCTTGAACACGAATTGCTCAGCATTAATGATCAAGATTTAGATATCTGCTTGTTCCCAGACTGGGAAACTCTGCCATACGACAGCTTTTCTCCGCATCAAGACATTATCTCGCAGAGACTGCAAACCCTATATCGCTTATCACGTATGAGTAAAGGTATTGTCATTGTTCCAGCCCATACACTAGTGCACCGCATTGCGCCTAAGCAGTATATCGAGGCAAATAGTTTACTGATTAAAACCGGTGACAAAAAAGATTTACACCAAATGCGAGCCGAGCTTGAAGCAAGTGGTTATAGGGCTGTGGAGCAAGTTCTTGAGCATGGCGAGTTTAGTGCTCGTGGTGCTATTTTAGATATTTATCCTATGGGTAATAATACGCCGTATCGGTTAGACTTTTTTGATGATGAAATAGACAGTATTCGTACCTTTGATGTTGAAGATCAACGCTCGAAAGACACCATTGCCAGTATAGAATTATTGCCTGCTCACGAATTTCCAACAGATAAAGCGGCAATAGAATTATTTAGAAGCCAATACCGTGAACTGTTAAAGGCGAACAACGATAAAGACTCTGTCTATCATCAGGTTAGTAAAAACATTTTACCAGCAGGTATCGAATACTACCTGCCGTTGTTTTTTGAGCAAACAGAGACCCTGTTCGACTATTTACCGGTTAATACGCAAGTATTAATTCATGGTGACATTGATAAAAACCTAGAGCAATTCAACCTAGATGCCCAGTACCGTTATGAAGACAGGCGATACGATCCATTAAGGCCATTACTACCACCTGATAAGTTATTCTTAACTCGAGAGCAATTGTTTGCAACGTTAAAGCTACACGATAGAGTTAATATAAAAACAGCAAGTAAAGACAGTAAAACCATTAGCCTAAGCGATAAAGCGGGTAATATTAATTTCGCCACCACAGCTTTACCTTCAGTTGCGGTTAATCATCAACTTAAACAGCCCTTACAAGCCGTTTGCCAGTTTTTACAAAGCGCAAAACAAAACCAGCAACAAGTATTGTTTATCGCCGAGAGCCAAGGCCGCAGAGAAACACTGTTAGAGTTACTTTCTCGTGAAAAAATTGCGCCGCAAAGTGTCGATGACCTGAGCACTTTTATTTCATCTGAGCACCCAATAGCGATCACCGTTAATGCGCTAAACCATGGCTTTATCATTGATCAGGCCGACAGTAAGGCTAAGTTTAACTTTGCAATTATCACTGAAGATGACTTATTTACCGATAGAGTAAAACAAGCAAGGCGCAGAACTAAACAACAGGAAACCAACAGCGAAGCGATATTTAAGAATTTAACGGAGCTGTCAATTAATCAACCTGTTGTCCATATAGAGCACGGAATTGGTCGCTATCAAGGCTTACAAACATTTGAAAACCAAGGCATTAGCACAGAGTTTTTAATGTTAAGTTATGCCAATGATGCCAAGCTTTATGTGCCTGTTGCATCTTTGCATTTAATTTCTCGCTATTCCGGCTCCAACAGCGACACGACGCCTATTCATAGGTTGGGCACTGACTCTTGGTCAAAAGCAAAGAAAAAAGCCGCAGAAAAAATTAAAGATGTAGCAGCTGATTTACTCGATATTTATGCCAAGCGTGCGCAAAGCCACGGTTATGCATTCAAACGAAATAAAGAAGATTATCTCAGTTTTTCTGAAAGTTTTGGCTTTGAAGAGACACTAGATCAACAAAATGCTATTACCAATGTTGTTGCCGACATGCTTGACCATAAAACCATGGACAGATTGGTCTGTGGTGATGTTGGTTTTGGGAAAACAGAAGTCGCCATGCGAGCAGCATTTATTGCTGCCAATGACTCTAAACAAGTGGTTGTATTAGTACCTACCACATTACTTGCCCAGCAGCATTATGAAAACTTTCGCGACCGCTTTGCTAACTGGGCAGTAAATATTGAAGTACTGTCGCGCTTTAAAACCGCAAAACAACAAAAAGAAGTTATCGCTGAAATAGCGACCGGTAAAATTGATATTTTGATCGGCACCCATAAGTTATTGTCTGATAATATTAAATTTAAAGACTTAGGCTTACTTATTGTTGATGAAGAACACCGCTTTGGCGTTAAACAAAAAGAAAAAATTAAAAAACTACGTGCCAATGTAGATATTTTAACCCTCACTGCTACCCCAATTCCAAGAACATTAAATATGGCGATGGGTGGGATGCGCGATTTATCTATAATTGCGACTCCGCCAGCAAAACGACTCGCGGTTAAAACATTTGTGCGTGAACGTGAAACGGCATTGATCAGAGAGTCAGTATTGCGTGAAGTATTACGTGGTGGTCAAGTTTACTTCTTACATAACAATGTACAAACCATTGAGAAAACGGCACAAGAAATTCAAGAGTTACTGCCGGAAGCGAAAATTACCGTTGCTCATGGTCAAATGCGCGAACGTGAACTAGAACGCATTATGAGCGACTTTTATCACCAACGTTATAATGTATTAGTGTGTACCACTATTATCGAAACAGGTATCGATATTCCAACCGCAAACACCATAATCATGGATAGGGCCGATCATTTAGGTTTAGCGCAATTACATCAATTACGAGGCCGTGTGGGTCGCTCACATCATCAGGCTTATGCTTATTTACTGACACCACATCCTAAACGTATGACTAAGGATGCGATTAAGCGTCTAGACGCCATTGCACAATTAGAAGATTTAGGTGCAGGATTTGCCTTGGCAACGCATGATCTGGAAATACGGGGTGCTGGAGAGCTTTTAGGAGAAGATCAATCAGGGCAAATGGCCAGTATTGGTTTTAGCTTATACATGGAAATGCTTGATCAAGCGGTTGCAGCATTAAAAGAAGGTAAACAACCGTCATTAGAAGATTTAACGGCGAAGCAAACTGAAATTGAATTACGCGTACCGGCATTAATCCCTGATGATTACATTTATGATGTTAGTATGCGCTTATCTTTTTATAAACGTATTGCCAGCTGTAAAGACAACCATGAGCTTGATGAAATTCAAATTGAACTTATCGACCGTTTTGGTCTACTGCCACAAGCAACCAAGCATATATTTTTCATTGCAAAATTGCGTTTAAATGCAGAAGACATAGGTATTTCTCGCATTGATGCCGGCATTAATGGTGGCTCTATAGAATTTAATAGCAGCACAAAAATTGATCCTATGCTTATAATAGGTTTGATCCAACAACAGCCTTCAATATATAAAATGGAAGGCGCTAATAAACTTAAATTTGCAATTAAAACAGAAGATAACCAAGCGCGCTTTACGTTAATCAGCAAGATGCTCGATAGTTTAAATAAAAGCGTAGCCTAA